A genomic segment from Streptomyces sp. NBC_00237 encodes:
- the msrA gene encoding peptide-methionine (S)-S-oxide reductase MsrA — protein sequence MLFGRTPQLPTPEQALKGRATPEFDVPSRHTVLGNSLLGPYPDGLETADFALGCFWGAERKFWQTPGVWTTLAGYQGGSTPNPAYEEVCSGLTGHTEVVRVVFDPSVVSYAALLKLFWESHNPTQGFRQGNDVGTQYRSAIYPHSPEQQREAEASRDAYQQVLTGNGYGRITTEILPAADNPFWPAEPHHQQYLDKNPAGYCGIGGTGVSCPIGVAPATDR from the coding sequence ATGCTCTTCGGCCGTACGCCGCAGCTCCCGACCCCCGAGCAGGCCCTGAAGGGCCGTGCGACCCCCGAGTTCGACGTCCCTTCCCGCCACACGGTGCTCGGCAATTCCCTCCTCGGCCCGTACCCGGACGGCCTGGAGACCGCCGACTTCGCTCTCGGCTGTTTCTGGGGCGCGGAGCGGAAGTTCTGGCAGACCCCGGGGGTGTGGACGACCCTCGCGGGTTATCAGGGCGGCTCGACCCCCAACCCCGCGTACGAGGAGGTGTGCTCCGGCCTGACCGGCCACACCGAGGTCGTCCGCGTCGTCTTCGACCCTTCGGTCGTCTCCTACGCCGCCCTCCTGAAGCTCTTCTGGGAGTCCCACAACCCCACCCAGGGCTTCCGCCAGGGCAACGACGTGGGCACCCAGTACCGCTCGGCGATCTACCCCCACTCCCCCGAGCAGCAGCGCGAGGCAGAAGCCTCCCGCGACGCCTACCAGCAGGTCCTGACGGGCAACGGCTACGGCCGGATCACCACCGAGATCCTCCCGGCCGCCGACAACCCCTTCTGGCCCGCCGAGCCGCACCACCAGCAGTACCTGGACAAGAACCCCGCCGGCTACTGCGGAATCGGCGGCACGGGCGTCTCCTGCCCGATCGGAGTCGCCCCGGCCACCGACCGGTGA
- a CDS encoding GNAT family N-acetyltransferase — protein MPAHPDHPTPAEHLSIATATVQDLHLTRSWAEAEGWNPGLADIQPFFATDPHGFLIARRPGDPTPVSSISVVRHGTGHAFLGLYLTRPDVRGHGYGIQVWNAGMARLADRNVGLDGVVAQQSNYRKSGFTSAWTNTRYEGTPSGGTAPVPSGITLTDATTLPFSLLTAYDRRFFPAPRDTFLASWLTAPHRTSLAALQDGHLVGLAVSRACTTGSRIGPFYADTPAIAATLLTTLATATAAPLSLDIPDTNPAALHLAEQLALTPTFETSRMYTSTPPPLDHPCLYGITTLELG, from the coding sequence ATGCCCGCACACCCCGACCACCCCACACCCGCCGAACACCTCTCCATCGCCACGGCCACCGTCCAGGACCTGCACCTCACCCGCTCCTGGGCGGAGGCCGAAGGCTGGAACCCCGGCCTCGCCGACATCCAGCCCTTCTTCGCCACGGACCCGCACGGCTTCCTCATCGCCCGCCGCCCCGGCGACCCCACCCCGGTCTCCAGCATCTCCGTGGTCCGCCACGGCACCGGCCACGCCTTCCTCGGCCTCTACCTGACCCGCCCCGACGTACGCGGCCATGGCTACGGAATCCAGGTCTGGAACGCCGGAATGGCCCGCCTCGCCGACCGCAACGTCGGCCTGGACGGCGTCGTCGCCCAACAGTCCAACTACCGCAAATCGGGCTTCACTTCCGCCTGGACCAACACCCGCTACGAGGGCACCCCGTCCGGAGGCACCGCCCCCGTCCCATCCGGTATCACCCTCACCGACGCCACCACCCTCCCCTTCTCCCTCCTCACCGCCTACGACCGCCGCTTCTTCCCGGCCCCCCGCGACACCTTCCTCGCCTCCTGGCTCACCGCCCCGCACCGCACGTCACTCGCCGCCCTCCAGGACGGCCACCTGGTCGGCCTCGCCGTGAGCCGCGCCTGCACCACGGGCTCCCGCATCGGCCCCTTCTACGCCGACACCCCCGCCATCGCCGCCACCCTCCTCACGACCCTCGCCACCGCCACCGCCGCCCCCCTCTCCCTCGACATCCCCGACACCAACCCCGCCGCCCTCCACCTCGCCGAACAACTCGCCCTGACCCCCACCTTCGAAACCTCCCGCATGTACACCTCCACCCCTCCACCGCTCGACCACCCGTGCCTCTACGGAATCACCACCCTGGAACTGGGCTGA
- a CDS encoding HNH endonuclease signature motif containing protein, which translates to MALNEIGRSQVLGAVAEFDRVGREEFLRRYGFQAARTYLLAVKGRYYDSKAIVGAAHGLLPGRQALAASEFSGGQSHAVKLLSGLGFQVVYTSELSRSIGADELVQRVEKLRVAHAQGQKGAPLLYQPITLLWAVGRALRGESRTLPWAETDDALRGLLSRHGLRGEGPRPYYPVLALYHSGLWTLEGHTGVVPAASGGSELGRWCARQQPVSGLAGPAYELMRRDGRARLLVVDALVSRFFDGLDEIPLLKEVGLYDDTVADDAPDAPADALPRASRAVDPLALAAEYERQCILAEHREKSVRGLRREGTSRDPIRIAAARRAVLWRSGGRCENPGCGGQPDDVTDRGLPLLEVDHVEEIAGGGRDHPSQMIALCPNCHAVKTRGSRREELRKVFREVARKEHLRLLPEEGRARQPSSRVVIP; encoded by the coding sequence ATGGCGCTCAATGAGATCGGCAGGTCCCAGGTCCTCGGTGCGGTCGCGGAGTTCGACCGGGTCGGGCGGGAGGAGTTTCTGCGGCGGTACGGCTTCCAGGCCGCCCGCACGTATCTGCTCGCCGTGAAGGGGCGGTACTACGACTCGAAGGCGATCGTCGGCGCGGCACACGGGTTGTTGCCGGGCCGACAAGCACTGGCCGCATCGGAGTTCTCCGGCGGACAGAGCCATGCGGTGAAGTTGCTGAGCGGCCTCGGCTTCCAGGTCGTCTACACGTCGGAGCTGTCGCGGTCGATCGGTGCGGACGAGCTGGTCCAGCGGGTCGAGAAGCTCAGAGTGGCTCATGCGCAGGGGCAGAAGGGTGCGCCACTGCTCTATCAGCCGATCACCCTGCTGTGGGCCGTCGGACGCGCCCTCCGCGGCGAGAGCCGCACACTGCCGTGGGCCGAGACGGACGACGCCCTGCGCGGTCTGCTGTCACGGCACGGGCTGCGCGGCGAGGGGCCCCGCCCCTACTACCCCGTGCTGGCGCTGTACCACTCGGGTCTGTGGACCCTGGAAGGTCACACCGGTGTCGTACCGGCCGCCAGCGGCGGTTCGGAGCTGGGGCGCTGGTGTGCGCGACAGCAGCCCGTGAGCGGGCTCGCGGGGCCCGCGTACGAGCTGATGCGCCGGGACGGGCGGGCACGGCTCCTGGTGGTCGACGCGCTGGTCAGCCGGTTCTTCGACGGCCTCGACGAGATCCCCCTCCTGAAGGAGGTCGGGCTGTACGACGACACGGTCGCCGACGACGCCCCCGACGCCCCGGCGGACGCTCTGCCCAGGGCGTCCCGCGCGGTCGACCCGCTCGCACTCGCCGCCGAGTACGAGCGGCAGTGCATCCTGGCCGAACACCGGGAGAAGTCCGTGCGCGGCCTGCGCCGGGAGGGGACCTCCCGGGACCCGATACGCATCGCGGCAGCGCGCCGGGCCGTCCTGTGGCGCAGCGGCGGCCGGTGCGAGAACCCCGGCTGCGGCGGCCAGCCCGACGACGTCACGGACCGGGGCCTGCCGCTCCTCGAAGTCGACCACGTCGAGGAGATCGCCGGGGGCGGACGCGATCACCCCAGCCAGATGATCGCGCTCTGCCCGAACTGCCACGCGGTCAAGACGCGCGGCAGCAGGCGGGAGGAGTTGCGGAAGGTCTTCCGCGAGGTGGCCCGGAAGGAGCACCTGCGGCTGCTGCCGGAAGAGGGGCGGGCCCGTCAGCCCAGTTCCAGGGTGGTGATTCCGTAG